The Streptomyces sp. NBC_00510 genomic interval CGTCGCCGGACATCATCGCGAACACCGCGCCGAAGGCGACGCCGAAGACGCCGCTGAAGGCGTGCTTGAGGGTCTGCCTGCGCACCAGGCGGGCCAGTGCCAGCACCAGCGACAGGCCCAGGGCGGCGATGGCCGCGACGTGGATGTCCCGGTTGATCGTGTAGATCAGGACGAAGACGAGGCCGGGCACCGTCGTGTCGATCATGCCCCAGACGCCGCCGAAGGCCTCCAGGAGCGCATGGTCGGCGGCCGCCTTGGAGGCGGCCGCGTCCTGCTCCGGCCCGTGCTCGGTCCCGGTCGTGGGCTGTGCCCCGGTCCGCTTGTCGATCGACGCCACCGGCTACTCCTGTCCGACCGGACGCAACTCGTACTTGGGATTGAACAGCACCGGACGGCCGCGGTTCATGGAGATCCGCCCCGACGCGATGATCCTGCGGCCCGGCTCGATGCCGACGATGCTGCGCCGGCCCAGCCACACCACGTCCAGCGGTGCGGAACCGTCGAACAGCTCGGCCTCCAGGGCGGGCACGCCGGCCCGCGGCCGCAGAGTGACAGCGCGTAGTGTACCGGTCACGGTCACTATGTCGCGATCGGAGCAGTCGCAGATCCGGGTGCACCCGACGTCCGCGGTGTCCTGCCGCAGCTCGTCGGAGTGCAGCTCCTCCTGGGAGCTGGACAGTCGGTCGAGCATCCTGCGGAAGCGGCCGGCAGGCCGGTCCGAACGGGTGGTACCACTCATACCTGGAAGGGTACCGGGCCCGGGTGAACGGATCACCGATCACTTCTCGAAGCGGTAGCCCATGCCCGGCTCGGTGATGAAGTGCCGCGGGTGCGCGGGGTCGGCCTCCAGCTTGCGCCGCAACTGCGCCATGTAGACCCGCAGGTAGTTGCTCTCGGTGCCGTAGGACGGGCCCCAGACCTCCTGGAGCAGCTGTTTCTGGCTGACCAGACGGCCGGTGTTGCGGACCAGGACCTCCAGCAGGTGCCACTCGGTGGGCGTGAGCCGGACGTCGGCGCCGTCGCGGTTGACCTTCTTGGCGGCGAGGTCGACGGTGAAGGACTCGGTCTCCACGGTCGCGGCGCCGTCCTCGGGGCCACCGGGCGTGGCGCGGCGGACGGCGGCGCGCAGCCGGGCCAGCAGCTCGTCCATGCCGAAGGGCTTGGTGACGTAGTCGTCGGCGCCCGCGTCGAGGGCCTCGACCTTCTCGTCGGAGGCCTGGCGGGCGGAGAGCACGATGATCGGCACCCGGGTCCAGCCGCGCAGTCCGCGGATCACCTCGACGCCGTCCATGTCGGGCAGGCCGAGGTCGAGCACGATGACGTCGGGGTGGCGGGCGGCGGCGAGCTGCAGCGCGGTCGCGCCGTCGTGGGCGGCGTCGACCTCGTACTTGCGGGCCCGCAGGTTGATCACGAGAGCGCGCACGATCTGCGGCTCGTCGTCGACCACGAGCACCCGGTTCATGGAGCCTGCCTTTCCTTCTCGGTGAGGGGGGTGGAGCGGGGGTGCGGTGCGGGCACGGTCAGGTCGTCGCCTCGGCCGGTAGGTCCGGGGCGGCGGGGGTGCTGCCGGGCGCGGCCGGGAGGGTGAGCACCATCGTCAGGCCGCCTCCCGGGGTGTCCTCGGGTTGGAGGGTGGCGCCCATGGCGTCGGCGAAGCCGCGGGCCACCGCGAGGCCGAGGCCCACGCCGTTGCCGCGGGGGGCGTCGCCGTACCGCTGGAACGGCTCGAAGATCCGTTCCTTGGCGACGTCGGGGACACCGGGCCCGCGGTCGACGACGCGCAGGTCGACGTGGCCGCCCAGGGCGCTGGCGGCGACCAGCACCCGGGTGCCGGCGGGGCTGTACTTGACGGCGTTCTCGACGATGTTGGCGACGCTGCGCTCGAGGAGCCCCGGGTCGACGGAGACCATCGGGAGGGTCTCGGGGACGTCCAGGGTGACGCTGCCGTCGGGGACTCCGCGCAGGGCCTTGGGGACGACCTCGTCGAGGTCCACCTCGCGGATCAGCGGGGTGACCGTGCCGGTCTGCAGGCGCGACATGTCGAGGAGGTTGCCGACCAGGTTGTCGAGCCGGTCCGCGCCCTCCTCGATGGCCTCCAGAAGCTCGGCCTCGTCCTCCTCGGACCAGGCGACGTCGTCGGAGCGCAGCGAGCTGACGGCCGCCTTGATGGCGGCGAGCGGGGTGCGCAGGTCGTGCGAGACGGCGGCGAGCAGGGCGGTGCGGATGCGGTTGCCCTCGGCGAGCTTGTGGGCCCTGGCGGCCTCGTCCTCCAGCCGCTGCCGGTCCAGGACGCCGGCGGCCTGGGCCGCGAAGGCGGAGAGCACCCGGCGGTCGGAGGCGGGCAGCACCCGGCCGACCAGGGCCAGCGAGAGGTTGTCGCTGACCGGCACCTCCACGTCCGCGTCCTCGGGGCGCGGGCACTGCCGGCTGCCGACGCCGGCGGCGCAGGTCCACGCGTCGTGCTCGCTGGCCCGCTCCAGCAGCGACACGGCCTCCATGCCGAAGGTCTCCCGGACCCGTTCCAGCAGGGCGTCCAGGGAGTGCTCGCCGCGCAGCACGCTGCCGGCCAGGTACGACAGGATCTCGGCCTCGGACTGGAGTCTGGCGGCCTGGTGGGTGCGGCGCGCCGCCAGGTCCACCACGGAGGCCACCGCGATGCCGACCAGCACGAAGATCACGATGGCGATCAGGTTCTCGGGCTGGGCGATGGTGAAGGTGTGCAGGGGCGGGGCGAAGAAGTAGTTCAGCAGCAGTGAGCCGCCGACCGCCGAGACCAGCGCCGGGTAGAGGCCGCCGACGAGGGCCGCCGCGACCGTCAGGGTCATGAACAGCAGCATGTCGGTGGCGATGCCCAGGGCGGGGTGCAGCTGGGTGAGCACCAGGCAGAGCAGCGCGGGGCCGAGCACACCGGTCAGCCAGCCGGCGATCACCCGGGAGCGGCCGAGCTGGGCGCCGCGGGCCACGGGCAGGCCCCGGCCCTTGGCGGCGTGCTCGTGGGTGACGATGTGCACGTCGAGGTCCGGCCCGGACTCGCGGGCCACGGTCGCGCCGACGCCCGGCCCGAAGACGTACTGCCACGCGGGCCGGCGGCTGGTGCCGAGCACGACCTGGGTGGCGTTGACTCCGCGGGCGAAGTCCAGCAGGGCGCCGGGGACGTCGTCGCCGACGACGTGGTGGAAGGAACCGCCGAGGTCCTCCACGAGGGTGCGCTGGACGGCGAGTTCCTTGGGCGAGCCGGCCGTCAGGCCGTCGCTGCGCGCGATGTGGACGGCGAGGATCTCCCCGCCGGAGCCCTTGGCGGCCATCCGGGCGGCGCGCCGGATCAGCGTCCGTCCCTCGGGGCCGCCGGTGAGGCCGACCACGATGCGCTCACGCGCCTGCCAGGTGGCGGAGATCCGGTGGTCGGTGCGGTACTGCCGCAGGTATTCGTCGACCCGGTCGGCCACCCACAGCAGGGCCAGCTCGCGCAGCGCGGTGAGGTTGCCGGGCCGGAAGTAGTTGGACAGGGCCGCGTCGACCTTGTCGGAGGCGTAGATGTTGCCGTGCGCCATGCGGCGGCGCAGCGCCTGTGGCGACATGTCGACCAGCTCGATCTGGTCGGCGCGGCGGACCACCTCGTCGGGCACGGTCTCGCGCTGGCGTACCCCGGTGATCGACTCGACGACGTCGCCGAGCGACTCCAGGTGCTGGATGTTCACCGTCGATATGACGTTGATGCCGGCCTGGAGCAGTTCCTCGATGTCCTGCCAGCGCTTCTCGTTGCGGCTGCCCGGGATGTTGGTGTGCGCCATCTCGTCGACGAGGGCGACCTCGGGCCGGCGCGCGAGCACCGCGTCGACGTCCATCTCGGTGAAGACGGTGTCCCGGTACTCGATCTCCTTGCGCCGCACGACCTCCAGGCCGTGCAGCATGACCTCGGTGCGGGCGCGGTTGTGGTGCTCGACGAAGGCGACGACGACGTCGGTGCCGCGCTCCAGGCGCCGGTGGGCCTCGGAGAGCATGGCGTAGGTCTTGCCCACTCCCGGGGCCGCCCCCAGGTATATCCGCAAAGT includes:
- a CDS encoding OB-fold nucleic acid binding domain-containing protein, coding for MSGTTRSDRPAGRFRRMLDRLSSSQEELHSDELRQDTADVGCTRICDCSDRDIVTVTGTLRAVTLRPRAGVPALEAELFDGSAPLDVVWLGRRSIVGIEPGRRIIASGRISMNRGRPVLFNPKYELRPVGQE
- a CDS encoding response regulator translates to MNRVLVVDDEPQIVRALVINLRARKYEVDAAHDGATALQLAAARHPDVIVLDLGLPDMDGVEVIRGLRGWTRVPIIVLSARQASDEKVEALDAGADDYVTKPFGMDELLARLRAAVRRATPGGPEDGAATVETESFTVDLAAKKVNRDGADVRLTPTEWHLLEVLVRNTGRLVSQKQLLQEVWGPSYGTESNYLRVYMAQLRRKLEADPAHPRHFITEPGMGYRFEK
- a CDS encoding sensor histidine kinase KdpD, coding for MARGTLRIYLGAAPGVGKTYAMLSEAHRRLERGTDVVVAFVEHHNRARTEVMLHGLEVVRRKEIEYRDTVFTEMDVDAVLARRPEVALVDEMAHTNIPGSRNEKRWQDIEELLQAGINVISTVNIQHLESLGDVVESITGVRQRETVPDEVVRRADQIELVDMSPQALRRRMAHGNIYASDKVDAALSNYFRPGNLTALRELALLWVADRVDEYLRQYRTDHRISATWQARERIVVGLTGGPEGRTLIRRAARMAAKGSGGEILAVHIARSDGLTAGSPKELAVQRTLVEDLGGSFHHVVGDDVPGALLDFARGVNATQVVLGTSRRPAWQYVFGPGVGATVARESGPDLDVHIVTHEHAAKGRGLPVARGAQLGRSRVIAGWLTGVLGPALLCLVLTQLHPALGIATDMLLFMTLTVAAALVGGLYPALVSAVGGSLLLNYFFAPPLHTFTIAQPENLIAIVIFVLVGIAVASVVDLAARRTHQAARLQSEAEILSYLAGSVLRGEHSLDALLERVRETFGMEAVSLLERASEHDAWTCAAGVGSRQCPRPEDADVEVPVSDNLSLALVGRVLPASDRRVLSAFAAQAAGVLDRQRLEDEAARAHKLAEGNRIRTALLAAVSHDLRTPLAAIKAAVSSLRSDDVAWSEEDEAELLEAIEEGADRLDNLVGNLLDMSRLQTGTVTPLIREVDLDEVVPKALRGVPDGSVTLDVPETLPMVSVDPGLLERSVANIVENAVKYSPAGTRVLVAASALGGHVDLRVVDRGPGVPDVAKERIFEPFQRYGDAPRGNGVGLGLAVARGFADAMGATLQPEDTPGGGLTMVLTLPAAPGSTPAAPDLPAEATT